TTGACAGTTGCTGATTGTGGTTTTTGTACATTTTTACTTTTGGCTGTACTGTAATTGTTGTATTATGGttgtttgttttctctttaaattagTTTTGTATGTCATGATttgtatccactggacatgttgtTGGTGTTGTCTTCGAGGTTACAAGTGCTTTGGCTTCTCAGGCTATGTCCTGATTACAAAGGGCCAGTTACATGATTGTtcatgaaactgatagttaatacgGTTGTATGGTTCAGCATGATTCACATGTGACTTGCAGCAGCCAATTTTTTACTAAGTTAAATTTTTGGATTTCGTGTCTTTATGACATTTTGCACGTCAAgttttattgtcattgttgttttcTGACGTTGATTTAGCTGCCAGATGAtaatgaccgaaaccggtagcagaTTAATAACTTGTTCTAATGCAGCCAAGGGTCGTGAACTTCCTGAAACATGTATCCGCTGCTGACAGCTGCCTGAAGAaaaggttgctgtagttattccgAGGTGGAGAGGCTCGCACAGTGTAGACTAGTATGGAGACCAGCACGGAACAAGAATTCTGGCTGAAGACTGTAGCATCAAACAACAATAAGTTTACCAGTAGTTTGCTAAGCAGCAGTCAGTGCACGGTTAGCCAAAGCACGTGTCGTTAGCCCGGCACGACCCCCGGGGTGAGACTGTGACGTGGGGTAGATTGCGCTGAGGTGGCgtgggcgggggcggcggcgggggcggcggcggcggcaacgtgAGAGTTTGCGCGGCGAAACCGCCGAGCCGGGCAGTTGTGGGCGGCTGGAATGCGGCCGCGGTCTGCGGGCACTCGCTACTTGCTGGCAGTGGGCAGGGCCCGGCTGCTCCAGCCGCCCGCCACTGTGCGCGCTCTGCAGAGGGCGCTGGGCGACTAGCGGCCTGTCAGCTGTGGCCGCGCCGCGAACCAAGTTGGTCCACAGCCGCGCGCCGCCCTCCGCTTTGCCGATTAGCACCGAGTTCCGTCACATCCAGGATACTCGCAGCTATTTACTGCGGTGAACTCGACCAGTGTAATGGCTCCGTAATTTGCACACTAATAACCTCGTAGATGTCTAAAAATCTACATTTGATACGCTTTACGAAACATTACAACTCATCGGAAACAGTCTCTGATTTTACAATTCATAAATTCtcccgggctattatgccgtgatcGAAGTGATTTCACAGTGAaatccaacgtttcgtccccatctgctgagGACAATTTCAAGGGGGTAGCTACTTTCAAGGTACCAAATGATACAGAATCCCCTAAAGGTGCCCAAGGACGctcgccaaccgctggaaaaagcaggaatttataggattcgGTGTATTTTTGCGGAGCTGTACtcgggtactacaaaaagaacgggCAAAAAAAAACTACTAGAAGAGCACAACGGCAACTGTAGAAAGGGTGAGACAGACAGATCAGTTGTTCCGTAATATTCATTTTGATAGGGCTCAATACTGGCATCCACAAGCGGGTGGTATGTAAGGTTTCACAGAGAGGTCATAGATGTTGTTAAACACCCATAAATTTCAATAGGCGAGAggagggcgtgaaactgaatgacatctggatttCGGTGCTCAAGACGATCTGTATCAGTCTTTCACCATCGGGAGATAACAACAACGGATGAGCCCCTTcatccagaggttcgagtccttcatcgggcatgggtgtgtctgttgtccttagctttaagttagtttaagtagtgcgtaagttcagggaccgatgacctcagcagtttggtcccttgggaattcacacacatttaaacatcttTTACAACAACGGATGACGGCAGTCGACAAGGAACAATTGCACTCGGGCATTCAAAGaacgtgacgtcacgccactgcgggGGAGCACGCGTGAACgatattttgctgcagtcagtagcgagccaaggTGTGAGTCGCACACTCAAAGTAGCTACGATCTCCCTGGAAAATGTGCCTCGCAGATGGCAACGTAACGTTGGATTTTAAGGTGTAATCCActagaccacggcataatagcccgaaatatttcattaattgtgacTTTTCCCGCCTACAAAAGTATATATTTTACAGactctaattttaaaaaaaatttggtttATTTCCCTATCCTTGCTTGAAACATATCTCGTAGAAGGATCATCGAACTTCCCACACACGTACAGAGTTATTCAAAAGCACCTCCACGTTTCCAGGAGATAACTGCACGAAAActatgcatatgtgtgtgtgtgtgtgtgtgtgtgtgtgtgtgtgtgtgtgtgtgtgtgtgtgtctgtgtgtgagtgtatatatgtgtgtgtgtgtgtgtgtgtttgtgtgtgtgtgtgtgtgtgtgtgtgtgtgtgtgtgtgtgcgtctgtgatTTCGTGGACGTTGTCATTACGAATATAAACACCGGTGGTGTCGTCGCTAGTTTTGATCTTCAGCACTCAGTGTCACTCCCACAAGTGGAACCCTCTCAGTTGGCAGAATTTATTACATCTCTGAGCTACGGACACGCAAGCAACAGATGATGAACGTCACCACCTACACAGTTACTCGAGTGTCACAGGTATCGAACATATTCAAATGCTTACTTCATAGAAGAACGGAAGGAAATGTTGTAATAGATTAGGAGAGAACTAATTTGTTTTAAGAAGAATTAGTGACACTCTAGATGAAATTCTGACATTGCGGCTAATAAAACTTTATGGGTAGATTGAGGATGCATATAAGACAAATATTATACAGAAGCAGGCTGTAGACTCACCCGGCGTCTCTGGTACGCCTAACGAAGGACAACAGAAGATTCTGAAGAGGTGTCGAAACGTCGATTGTGTAAGAAGAAACTGAAGGAGATCTTGGCGCAGGTTAATAACTTAGATGTTACGTTgaatgacaacgacaacgaacctCTGCAGACGTACGTTGGCACCGAAAAAGCTTTTGATGCTGCCAATTAGTGTAAAACGTCATTTAATTTTGGTCATTTTTGTGTTAGCTGCCGAGGCAGAAGCATGATTTATTCCTTTCGTGCGAAGAAGACAGACGTAGCCAGTAGTATCATATATTTACC
The genomic region above belongs to Schistocerca serialis cubense isolate TAMUIC-IGC-003099 chromosome 6, iqSchSeri2.2, whole genome shotgun sequence and contains:
- the LOC126484742 gene encoding uncharacterized protein LOC126484742, producing MGTGSGSRGSGGRGSSPGNAGRPASGSTTRPAVTSHAVVSAAAAAVLRAQWRAAGAAGPCPLPASSECPQTAAAFQPPTTARLGGFAAQTLTLPPPPPPPPPPPTPPQRNLPHVTVSPRGSCRANDTCFG